A single window of Sulfurovum riftiae DNA harbors:
- a CDS encoding SagB family peptide dehydrogenase: MFWYHDLTKHSYISVRQNPNQLSWEDQPSVYKHYPDTFERYRLDMEDEEDRFLFHIAGLTAKKSYPGGEYYLRINPSAGALYPNELYLQIRDIQGKQNGIYHYDVAENTLVLLHLLEEEEGLEPYLGYRTAMKGYLFLVSALYWRSSWKYKKRAFRYCLLDAGHLLGCVEASVLLKPHATQICYDIDRKTLNGIFGFGHKEWFLSAATVAVPIKNRDVKPALFSLPYAEGSGSFEKSEMIEEAYEETMRIQGCKKEVRAPKFSYDPTMLRQTIFERRSQRGFQGEAITKGQFNYIMESIAQPILSDCNEEVSVYVVVNRVLDMPLGLYKDGTYLKYGDFSREAGYLCLEQHSLGTQGALTFFLTSKAEKYQALYQKAGIIGHRLYIVAGYLGLGCSGIGAYYDGEVNRFLENEEMVLYALAIGK; the protein is encoded by the coding sequence ATGTTCTGGTACCATGATCTTACCAAACATTCTTATATATCAGTAAGGCAGAACCCTAACCAGCTTTCCTGGGAGGATCAGCCTTCAGTCTATAAACACTATCCCGATACTTTTGAAAGATACCGTTTGGATATGGAGGATGAGGAGGATCGGTTTTTATTTCATATCGCCGGGCTGACAGCGAAAAAGAGCTATCCTGGAGGCGAATATTATCTGCGTATCAACCCCAGTGCGGGGGCGCTTTATCCCAATGAACTCTATCTGCAGATCCGTGATATACAGGGGAAGCAGAATGGGATCTATCATTATGATGTGGCAGAGAATACACTGGTATTACTGCATCTCTTGGAAGAAGAGGAGGGGTTGGAGCCTTACCTTGGGTACAGGACTGCCATGAAAGGGTATCTCTTTCTTGTCTCGGCACTCTATTGGCGTTCGAGCTGGAAGTATAAAAAGCGTGCTTTTCGCTACTGTCTTCTGGATGCGGGGCATCTTCTTGGTTGTGTGGAAGCAAGTGTATTGCTCAAACCGCATGCGACACAGATCTGCTACGACATAGATAGAAAAACACTTAACGGTATATTTGGTTTTGGGCATAAAGAGTGGTTCCTCTCTGCGGCAACTGTTGCCGTACCGATAAAAAACCGGGATGTGAAGCCGGCCCTGTTTTCTCTGCCCTATGCAGAGGGAAGCGGAAGTTTTGAAAAGAGTGAGATGATCGAAGAAGCCTATGAAGAGACGATGCGGATTCAGGGATGCAAAAAAGAAGTGAGGGCTCCGAAATTCAGCTACGATCCAACAATGCTTCGGCAGACGATCTTTGAAAGAAGGTCGCAGCGGGGTTTTCAGGGAGAGGCGATCACCAAGGGGCAGTTCAATTACATCATGGAGAGCATAGCGCAGCCGATCTTGAGTGACTGCAATGAGGAAGTGTCGGTCTATGTGGTGGTCAACCGGGTACTCGATATGCCTCTTGGACTGTATAAGGATGGCACCTACCTGAAGTATGGGGATTTTTCACGTGAAGCAGGATATCTTTGTCTGGAACAGCATTCGCTGGGGACACAGGGGGCACTGACCTTTTTTCTTACCTCAAAAGCAGAGAAGTATCAGGCGCTTTACCAGAAAGCAGGCATCATCGGGCACAGGCTTTATATCGTGGCAGGCTATCTCGGATTGGGATGCAGCGGTATCGGTGCCTACTATGACGGTGAGGTGAATCGATTTTTGGAAAATGAGGAAATGGTACTTTATGCTTTGGCGATCGGAAAGTAG
- a CDS encoding carbonic anhydrase, with translation MPDNEMFSQGNREFKNSYFKNHSKELLELAKNGQHPKALFIGCADSRVVPELITGAAPGDLFIVRNVGNFVAPYDPSTLLHASAPGIEYAVSVLGVSEIIICGHTHCGAINSLFIDIDTPSLIHTKHWLTLGKKAKSFAIKVLGRDAEEERLCRLTEKLSVVSQIENLLTYPDVRKAVDDEKIHIHGWIYDIESGEIEYYDPDTGQFKSLAALAEKDTQ, from the coding sequence ATGCCCGATAATGAGATGTTCTCCCAGGGGAACAGAGAGTTTAAAAACAGTTATTTCAAGAATCATTCCAAAGAGTTGCTTGAACTGGCAAAGAACGGCCAGCACCCCAAGGCACTCTTTATCGGCTGTGCCGATTCGCGGGTCGTACCTGAACTTATTACCGGGGCAGCTCCCGGAGATCTGTTCATTGTGCGTAATGTTGGGAATTTCGTGGCACCGTACGACCCCTCCACTTTGCTGCATGCTTCCGCGCCGGGCATAGAGTATGCCGTATCTGTTCTTGGTGTAAGTGAGATCATCATCTGCGGGCATACACATTGCGGGGCGATAAACTCTCTTTTTATCGACATTGATACCCCTTCTCTGATCCATACGAAGCATTGGCTGACACTGGGTAAAAAAGCGAAATCATTTGCCATTAAGGTATTGGGTCGGGATGCGGAAGAGGAGAGGCTTTGCCGTTTGACGGAAAAGCTCTCCGTTGTATCGCAGATAGAGAATCTGCTGACCTATCCGGATGTCCGAAAAGCAGTAGATGACGAGAAGATACATATACACGGATGGATCTATGATATCGAAAGCGGAGAGATAGAGTATTACGACCCCGATACCGGGCAGTTCAAATCCCTTGCCGCATTGGCAGAAAAGGATACACAATGA
- the lsrK gene encoding autoinducer-2 kinase encodes MQYLMAIDAGTGSIRAVIFDTEGRQISASQQEWTHIEEEGVPNSMTFDTAHNWPLVTSCIKNALSQANLRGSDIAAVSATNMREGIVLYDEKGEALWGVANVDARAAEEVKYLKTEFPGIEEAFYAESGQTFALGALPRLLWLKNHRPELYEKTTSVSMIGDWVLAKLSGIIATDPSNAGTSGIFSLRERAWAPQMARKIGLKADIFPPVLETGTVLETVTAKAAEETGLSPATKVVMGGGDVQLGSAGLGVVKEGQVAILGGSFWQQVVNIKSETPPPEDMGIRVNPHVIEGLSQAEGITFFSGLIMRWFRDAFCDMEKLEAEQSGKDAYEILEEKAKQVPVGSYGIMPVFSDSMKYGKWYHAAPSFINLSIDPDICNKASMFRSLEENACIVSEINLEKVKAFTGLDFDEIVFAGGASQGTLWCQILADVTGTAVKIPKVTEATALGAAMAAGVGAGIYESITDAAERLVTWERHYLPNEENHLHYRKIAKKWEDIYAAQLKLVDRGLTTSMWKAPGV; translated from the coding sequence ATGCAATACCTCATGGCGATCGATGCGGGAACAGGAAGTATCCGGGCGGTCATTTTCGACACCGAAGGCAGACAGATCTCCGCTTCACAGCAGGAGTGGACCCACATTGAGGAGGAAGGTGTACCCAACAGCATGACCTTCGACACAGCACACAACTGGCCGCTGGTAACATCCTGCATAAAAAATGCTCTCTCCCAGGCCAATTTGCGTGGCAGTGATATCGCTGCGGTCAGCGCAACCAACATGCGTGAGGGGATCGTACTGTATGACGAAAAGGGAGAAGCACTCTGGGGTGTAGCCAATGTCGATGCAAGGGCTGCAGAGGAAGTGAAGTATCTGAAAACAGAATTTCCCGGTATCGAAGAAGCTTTTTACGCCGAATCAGGGCAGACCTTTGCCCTGGGTGCACTCCCGAGACTGCTCTGGCTGAAGAACCACCGACCCGAACTCTATGAAAAAACAACTTCTGTCTCCATGATCGGTGACTGGGTACTGGCAAAACTCTCCGGTATCATTGCAACGGATCCAAGCAATGCGGGTACCAGCGGTATCTTCTCTCTCAGGGAAAGAGCATGGGCACCCCAAATGGCTCGTAAGATCGGGCTGAAAGCTGATATCTTCCCGCCGGTACTTGAAACGGGAACTGTGCTGGAAACGGTCACGGCCAAAGCTGCAGAAGAGACCGGCCTTTCTCCTGCGACCAAGGTGGTCATGGGCGGAGGGGATGTGCAGCTCGGCTCTGCCGGACTGGGAGTGGTCAAAGAGGGGCAAGTCGCCATTCTGGGCGGTTCCTTCTGGCAGCAGGTGGTGAACATCAAAAGTGAAACCCCTCCACCCGAAGATATGGGCATACGCGTCAATCCGCATGTCATAGAGGGACTCTCCCAGGCAGAAGGCATCACCTTTTTCAGCGGACTGATCATGCGCTGGTTCAGGGATGCCTTCTGCGATATGGAAAAGCTGGAGGCCGAACAGAGCGGTAAAGATGCCTATGAGATACTTGAAGAGAAGGCCAAACAAGTACCTGTAGGCTCCTATGGGATCATGCCTGTCTTCTCGGACAGTATGAAGTACGGAAAATGGTATCATGCGGCTCCTTCGTTTATCAACCTCTCCATCGATCCAGATATTTGTAACAAAGCGTCAATGTTCAGAAGTCTCGAGGAAAATGCCTGCATCGTCTCCGAGATCAACCTGGAAAAGGTCAAAGCCTTTACCGGATTGGATTTTGACGAGATCGTCTTTGCCGGAGGGGCAAGCCAGGGAACACTCTGGTGCCAGATACTTGCTGATGTCACAGGTACCGCGGTAAAGATACCAAAGGTGACAGAAGCGACGGCGCTGGGTGCTGCTATGGCAGCAGGTGTCGGGGCAGGTATTTATGAGAGTATCACCGATGCGGCTGAACGACTGGTCACATGGGAGAGACATTATCTCCCCAATGAAGAAAACCATCTTCACTACCGAAAGATTGCGAAGAAGTGGGAAGATATCTATGCTGCTCAACTCAAACTGGTTGACAGAGGGTTGACGACATCCATGTGGAAAGCACCGGGAGTATAA
- a CDS encoding SulP family inorganic anion transporter, whose protein sequence is MINMKTLPGDLFGGITAAVVALPLALAFGVQSGMGAIAGLYGAIALGILAAIFGGTKTQISGPTGPMAVVAAAVIAGEIAIYGSVDAAIGTIVATFVLAGVFQILMGISGIGKYVRYMPYPVISGFMSGIGLIIIFLQIFPFFGLKSPSQIVDVFTSLGTIAGNINWQAVGLAVATIAIIYLFPRVTRKVPSALVALIGLTLVAVLMKLDVPVIGDIPKGFPDVHIDTLLSMDWHHPMTMVIPALTLAALGAIDSLLTSVVADNKTKTKHDSNRELIGQGVGNVGAGLIGGLPGAGATMRTVVNIDAGGRTRLSGVIHGLGLLAVLLGAGTYAAMIPLPVLAGILITVGVGIIDYKGLKHITDVPRSEAVIMVIVLILTVFVDLLQAVAVGMVLASILFMKKMGDVAEEKAQATPLDMEEGSVMEGQDKEHQIYVQTFDGPIFFGFTSYFSQIISELPNVKVVVLRMEKVPYIDQSGMYAIEDAVLELEKRGIEVFITGIQKQPEDMLRRIRLIPEVIEEESIFKDFETFKRFVNIAKSEND, encoded by the coding sequence ATGATAAATATGAAAACACTTCCGGGAGATCTCTTCGGAGGTATTACGGCTGCCGTTGTGGCATTACCACTGGCCCTGGCTTTCGGTGTACAGTCCGGTATGGGTGCCATTGCCGGTCTGTACGGTGCGATCGCACTGGGGATACTGGCTGCCATTTTCGGTGGGACCAAAACACAGATATCAGGACCTACCGGTCCTATGGCTGTTGTCGCGGCAGCGGTGATCGCAGGAGAAATAGCGATCTACGGTTCGGTTGATGCAGCCATCGGGACCATTGTGGCTACGTTTGTGCTTGCCGGGGTCTTTCAGATCCTGATGGGTATCTCGGGGATAGGAAAGTATGTACGTTATATGCCCTATCCGGTCATTTCCGGTTTCATGAGCGGTATCGGGCTCATTATCATCTTCCTGCAGATCTTCCCTTTTTTCGGGTTGAAATCCCCTTCTCAGATTGTGGACGTTTTCACATCTCTGGGGACGATTGCAGGGAATATCAACTGGCAGGCAGTGGGACTTGCTGTAGCGACCATCGCCATCATCTATCTTTTTCCGAGAGTGACAAGGAAGGTACCGTCCGCGCTGGTTGCACTTATCGGGCTGACACTGGTTGCAGTCCTGATGAAGCTTGATGTGCCGGTCATCGGAGATATCCCCAAGGGATTTCCTGATGTGCATATCGATACACTGCTTTCAATGGACTGGCACCATCCTATGACGATGGTGATCCCTGCATTGACTTTGGCTGCACTTGGGGCCATAGATTCTTTATTGACTTCAGTAGTGGCAGACAATAAAACCAAGACCAAACATGATTCAAACCGTGAACTTATCGGGCAGGGGGTCGGAAATGTGGGTGCCGGTCTCATAGGCGGGCTTCCCGGTGCAGGTGCGACGATGCGGACAGTCGTGAATATCGATGCCGGCGGACGCACGAGACTTTCGGGAGTGATACACGGTCTGGGACTGCTTGCAGTACTATTGGGAGCAGGAACATACGCTGCCATGATACCGCTTCCGGTATTGGCAGGGATTCTTATTACGGTAGGCGTTGGGATCATTGATTACAAGGGATTGAAACATATCACGGATGTGCCACGCTCCGAAGCTGTGATCATGGTGATCGTACTGATCCTGACCGTATTCGTCGATCTGCTTCAGGCAGTGGCAGTGGGTATGGTATTGGCATCCATCCTCTTTATGAAGAAGATGGGAGATGTGGCAGAGGAGAAGGCACAGGCTACCCCTTTGGATATGGAAGAGGGTAGTGTTATGGAAGGACAGGACAAGGAGCATCAGATCTATGTGCAGACCTTTGACGGACCTATCTTCTTTGGTTTCACCTCCTATTTTTCACAGATCATCTCTGAACTGCCCAATGTCAAAGTTGTCGTCCTGCGTATGGAGAAGGTACCCTACATAGACCAGAGTGGTATGTATGCCATTGAGGATGCTGTACTTGAGTTGGAGAAGAGAGGGATCGAGGTCTTCATTACCGGTATTCAGAAACAGCCTGAAGATATGCTCAGACGGATCAGGCTGATCCCTGAAGTGATCGAAGAGGAGAGTATCTTCAAGGATTTTGAAACGTTCAAGCGTTTTGTCAATATCGCCAAAAGTGAGAATGACTGA
- a CDS encoding translation initiation factor, giving the protein MARPNKNMFEMGADFDDGWQSDNKGKEKAAGSKEIKAPEKHQLHFAKEKRRGKVVTIVKPFYLSESELKKLLKQLKSKLGTGGTHKENTLEFQGELQEKLKTALEALGFRFKR; this is encoded by the coding sequence ATGGCAAGACCGAATAAGAACATGTTTGAAATGGGTGCGGACTTTGATGACGGCTGGCAGTCCGACAATAAAGGAAAAGAGAAAGCAGCTGGCAGTAAAGAGATCAAAGCCCCGGAAAAACATCAGCTTCATTTTGCCAAAGAAAAACGCAGGGGCAAAGTAGTCACCATTGTCAAACCGTTCTACCTGAGCGAATCCGAACTCAAAAAACTACTCAAACAACTCAAGTCAAAACTGGGAACAGGGGGAACACACAAAGAGAACACCCTGGAGTTTCAGGGTGAACTCCAGGAGAAACTCAAAACAGCCCTTGAAGCATTGGGCTTCCGTTTCAAGAGATAA